The segment CCTTCAGGTCGTGGTGATCCCGGACCACCGCACGCCAGTGGTCACCGAGATGATCTGGTACAAGGTCGGCTCGGCCGACGAGACGCCGGGCAAGTCCGGCCTCGCCCATTTCCTCGAACATCTGATGTTCAAGGGCACCGAGAAGCATCCGGTCGGCGAGTTCTCCCAGACCGTGCTCCGCGTCGGTGGCAACGAGAACGCCTCGACCTCAGTCGACTACACCAATTACTACCAGCGCGTGCCGCGCGAGCAATTGCCGACCATGATGGAGTTCGAGGCCGATCGCATGACCGGCCTCATCCTCAAGGACGAGAACGTGCTGCCCGAGCGCGACGTCGTGCTCGAAGAATACAACATGCGGGTTGCCAACAGCCCTGACGCGCGGCTCAACGAGCAGATCATGGCCGCGCTCTATCTCAACCATCCCTACGGCCGTCCGGTGATCGGCTGGCACCAGGAGATCGAGAAGCTCAATCGCGAGGACGCGCTCGCCTTCTACCGCCGCTTCTACGCGCCCAACAACGCGATCCTGGTGATCGCCGGCGACGTCGAGGCCGCCGATGTCCGGCCGCTGGTCGAGCGCAATTTCGGCCCGATCGCGGCCCAGCCCGCGATCCCCGCACAGCGCATCCGCCCGCAGGAGCCGGAGCCGGCCGCACCGCGCACCGTTACGCTGTCCGACCCGCGGGTCGAACAGCCCAGCCTGCGACGCTATTACCTGGTGCCCTCGGCAACGACGGCCGCGGCCGGCGAGAGCGCAGCCCTCGACGTGCTCGCGCAATTGATGGGCAGCGGCAGCAATTCCTATCTCTACCGCGCGCTCGTCGTCGACAAGCCGCTCGCGGTCTCCGCGAGCGCCGGCTATTCCAGCATCTCGCTCGATCCGACCCAGTTCTCAGTCTCGGCTGCGCCGAAACCCGGTGTCAGCTTCGCGGATGTCGAGCAGGTGATCGACGGCGTCATCGCCGACATCGTGGCGAACCCGATCCGCGCCGAGGATCTCGAGCGGGTCAAG is part of the Bradyrhizobium commune genome and harbors:
- a CDS encoding M16 family metallopeptidase, translating into MMSSYRSAACLLAVLLSTSVLTAGAALAQTTVTSAPPASFTLSNGLQVVVIPDHRTPVVTEMIWYKVGSADETPGKSGLAHFLEHLMFKGTEKHPVGEFSQTVLRVGGNENASTSVDYTNYYQRVPREQLPTMMEFEADRMTGLILKDENVLPERDVVLEEYNMRVANSPDARLNEQIMAALYLNHPYGRPVIGWHQEIEKLNREDALAFYRRFYAPNNAILVIAGDVEAADVRPLVERNFGPIAAQPAIPAQRIRPQEPEPAAPRTVTLSDPRVEQPSLRRYYLVPSATTAAAGESAALDVLAQLMGSGSNSYLYRALVVDKPLAVSASAGYSSISLDPTQFSVSAAPKPGVSFADVEQVIDGVIADIVANPIRAEDLERVKTQLIAEAIYAQDNQAVLARWYGGALTTGLSIEDIRSWPDRIRAVTAEQVRAAAQKWLEKKRSVTGYLIKDTATTKREEKRS